A stretch of Flavobacterium sp. N2270 DNA encodes these proteins:
- a CDS encoding lysophospholipid acyltransferase family protein, with translation MKLFKIVFWILWRIWFYVLIMAPIIVLFPVLFVLVLSDKTYPQFYKVARFWGKLILFGMGFYYKIDFEQQLEKGKSYMLVANHTSMTDIMLMLAVVKDNPFVFVGKRELVKIPVFGFFYKRVCILVDRSSSKSRFKVFELAQKRLHQGLSICIFPEGGVPDDESIVLDTFKDGAFRLAIEHKIAVIPMTFADNKKRFSFTFLSGSPGKMRVKVHKAIETQNLVIEDKGKVKDEVRTIILEQLNTFNN, from the coding sequence ATGAAATTATTTAAAATAGTCTTTTGGATTCTTTGGCGCATTTGGTTTTATGTGTTGATAATGGCTCCTATTATTGTTTTATTTCCAGTTCTGTTTGTTTTGGTTTTATCTGACAAAACCTATCCTCAGTTTTATAAAGTTGCTCGTTTTTGGGGAAAATTAATTTTATTTGGAATGGGTTTTTACTATAAAATTGATTTTGAACAACAGCTTGAAAAAGGAAAAAGTTATATGCTTGTTGCCAATCATACCTCAATGACAGATATTATGCTGATGTTGGCAGTTGTAAAAGATAATCCTTTTGTTTTTGTAGGAAAAAGAGAATTAGTAAAAATTCCTGTTTTTGGTTTTTTCTATAAACGTGTATGTATATTGGTTGACAGAAGTAGTAGTAAAAGTAGGTTTAAAGTGTTTGAATTGGCTCAAAAAAGACTTCATCAAGGATTAAGTATTTGTATTTTTCCTGAAGGTGGAGTTCCTGATGATGAAAGTATAGTTTTAGATACTTTTAAAGACGGTGCATTTAGATTAGCTATTGAGCACAAAATTGCTGTTATACCTATGACATTTGCCGATAATAAAAAACGTTTTTCGTTTACTTTTTTAAGTGGAAGCCCGGGAAAAATGCGCGTAAAAGTTCACAAAGCAATAGAAACTCAAAACCTTGTTATTGAAGACAAAGGAAAAGTAAAAGACGAAGTAAGAACTATTATTTTAGAACAACTAAATACTTTTAATAATTAA
- the trpS gene encoding tryptophan--tRNA ligase yields the protein MAKILTGVQSTGTPHLGNLLGAIIPAIKMANDPNNEPFLFIADLHSITQIKDGKTLRENTYSTAAAWLACGLDVNKVVFYRQSDVPQTTELSWYLSCFFPFQRLTLAHSFKDKADRLDDVNAGLFTYPMLMAADILLYDAELVPVGKDQLQHLEITRDVASRFNHQMGETFVLPEAKIDEGTMIIPGTNGGKMSKSANNFINIFLDDKALRKQIMSIETDSTPLEEPKNPDTCNCFTLYKLLASPVQIEKMRANYEGGNYGYGHAKQELFELIVEKFATEREKYNYYINNLEEVDALLLKGAEKASKVANGVLQRVRTKLGY from the coding sequence ATGGCAAAAATATTAACGGGAGTTCAAAGTACAGGAACTCCACATTTAGGAAATTTATTAGGAGCAATTATTCCGGCAATTAAAATGGCAAATGACCCTAATAACGAACCGTTTTTGTTTATTGCTGACTTACATTCAATTACTCAAATTAAAGACGGAAAAACGCTTCGCGAAAACACTTACAGTACTGCTGCGGCTTGGTTAGCTTGTGGTTTAGATGTGAATAAAGTGGTTTTTTATCGTCAATCAGATGTTCCGCAAACTACCGAATTATCTTGGTATTTAAGTTGTTTCTTTCCGTTTCAACGTTTAACATTAGCACATTCGTTTAAAGATAAAGCAGATAGATTAGATGATGTTAATGCAGGTTTGTTTACTTATCCAATGCTTATGGCGGCCGATATTTTATTATACGATGCAGAATTAGTACCAGTTGGAAAAGATCAATTACAGCATTTAGAAATTACCCGCGATGTGGCTTCTCGTTTCAATCATCAAATGGGAGAAACATTTGTTTTGCCTGAAGCTAAAATTGACGAAGGAACTATGATTATTCCAGGAACAAATGGTGGAAAAATGAGTAAATCGGCAAATAATTTTATCAATATATTTTTAGATGATAAAGCTTTGCGAAAACAAATAATGTCTATTGAAACAGATAGTACACCACTTGAAGAACCAAAAAACCCAGATACTTGTAATTGTTTTACTTTATATAAACTATTAGCTTCTCCAGTTCAAATAGAAAAAATGCGCGCTAATTATGAAGGTGGAAACTACGGATACGGACATGCAAAACAAGAATTATTTGAACTTATCGTTGAAAAGTTCGCTACCGAAAGAGAAAAATACAATTACTACATTAACAATTTAGAAGAAGTAGACGCTTTGTTGTTAAAAGGAGCTGAAAAAGCAAGTAAAGTGGCCAATGGCGTTTTACAACGTGTTCGAACGAAACTAGGTTATTAG
- a CDS encoding S9 family peptidase, translating to MKKYLILILSITSLTMTAQDIMTPELLWKLGKVSPLGISKDGKNIIYKVSTPSVEENKSNSKYYSIPVSGGKAIELKEYKSLINDKNISADGKWTLSDKEVKINKVDGKDFYPELEKSDVKIYDALDYRHWDTFNHGNHNHVILTNSNGEEIDIMKDEPYDAPQKPFGGDEDYIWSPDGSKVIYVSKKKIGTAYATSTNTNLYEYDLTSKTTKNLTEQNLGYDVAPQFSPNGDLSWLQMKRDGFEADKNDIIVRHKGLDINLTSNWDGTVDSFTWSKDGKKVYFLAPVDGTKQLFEVNFPGLTKIAVRVRQITEGQFDVNQIIGLHENTVLVTQSDMNHANEIFSFDLKKNSWKQITNINTEVYSKLALPKVEKRMVKTTDGKEMLVWVILPPNFDAKKKYPTLLYCQGGPQGALSQFYSFRWNFQVMASQGYIIVAPNRRGMPGHGVEWNEQISKDWGGQAMDDYLSAIDDVAKESYVDNERLGAVGASYGGYSVFYLAGIHKNRFKTFIAHAGIFNTQSMYGTTEEVFFTNWDMGGAYWEKENVSAQKAVNEFNPINLVNNWNTPIFIIQGAKDYRVPIGQSQEAFQAAQLKGIKSRFMLFPEENHWVLKPQNGLVWQREFFKWLKETL from the coding sequence ATGAAAAAGTATTTAATTTTAATTTTAAGTATAACTAGTTTAACAATGACCGCACAAGATATAATGACTCCTGAATTATTATGGAAATTAGGTAAAGTTTCTCCTCTTGGAATTTCTAAAGATGGGAAAAACATCATTTATAAAGTAAGTACCCCTTCGGTTGAAGAAAATAAATCCAATTCCAAATACTATAGCATTCCTGTTTCTGGCGGAAAAGCCATAGAACTTAAAGAATATAAAAGTCTAATTAACGATAAAAACATTTCCGCAGATGGAAAATGGACACTTTCAGATAAAGAAGTGAAAATAAATAAAGTTGATGGAAAGGATTTTTATCCAGAGTTAGAAAAAAGTGATGTTAAAATTTATGATGCACTTGACTATCGTCATTGGGATACTTTTAATCACGGAAATCATAATCATGTAATTTTAACCAATTCAAATGGAGAAGAAATAGACATCATGAAAGACGAACCATATGACGCACCTCAAAAACCTTTTGGTGGAGATGAAGATTATATTTGGTCGCCTGATGGTTCTAAAGTAATTTACGTATCTAAAAAGAAAATAGGAACGGCTTATGCTACTTCAACAAATACCAATTTGTATGAATACGATTTAACTTCAAAAACAACTAAAAACTTAACTGAACAGAATTTAGGTTATGATGTTGCTCCACAGTTTTCACCTAACGGAGATTTATCTTGGTTGCAAATGAAACGCGATGGTTTTGAAGCCGATAAAAACGACATCATTGTTCGTCACAAAGGATTAGACATAAACTTAACATCAAATTGGGATGGTACTGTAGATAGTTTTACTTGGAGTAAAGACGGCAAAAAAGTGTATTTCTTAGCGCCAGTTGATGGAACAAAGCAATTGTTTGAAGTCAACTTTCCAGGATTAACAAAAATTGCAGTTCGAGTTCGTCAAATTACAGAAGGTCAATTTGATGTGAACCAAATTATAGGTCTTCATGAAAACACTGTTTTGGTTACCCAAAGCGATATGAATCATGCCAATGAAATATTCAGTTTTGATTTAAAGAAAAATTCTTGGAAACAAATTACCAATATAAATACAGAAGTATATTCAAAATTAGCTTTACCAAAGGTTGAAAAACGAATGGTAAAAACTACCGATGGGAAAGAGATGTTGGTTTGGGTTATTTTACCTCCAAATTTTGATGCAAAAAAGAAATATCCAACACTTTTATATTGTCAAGGTGGACCGCAAGGCGCATTATCTCAGTTTTATTCATTTAGATGGAATTTTCAAGTAATGGCTTCACAAGGTTATATTATTGTGGCTCCAAATAGACGTGGAATGCCGGGTCATGGTGTAGAATGGAACGAACAAATTAGTAAAGATTGGGGCGGACAAGCAATGGACGATTATTTAAGCGCTATTGATGATGTTGCAAAAGAATCTTATGTTGATAATGAACGATTGGGTGCGGTTGGCGCAAGTTATGGCGGATATTCGGTGTTTTATTTAGCTGGAATTCACAAAAACAGATTTAAAACATTTATTGCTCACGCTGGAATTTTCAACACACAAAGTATGTATGGAACTACAGAAGAAGTATTCTTTACCAATTGGGATATGGGTGGCGCTTATTGGGAAAAAGAAAATGTTTCTGCACAAAAAGCAGTTAACGAATTCAACCCAATTAATTTAGTAAACAACTGGAATACGCCTATATTCATTATCCAAGGAGCGAAGGACTATAGAGTTCCTATTGGACAAAGTCAAGAAGCATTTCAAGCAGCACAATTAAAAGGAATTAAGAGCCGATTTATGCTATTCCCTGAAGAAAATCATTGGGTTTTAAAACCACAAAATGGGTTGGTTTGGCAACGCGAATTTTTTAAATGGTTGAAAGAAACGCTTTAA
- a CDS encoding dicarboxylate/amino acid:cation symporter, whose protein sequence is MKKLALHWQILLGMLLGVLFAFILIQFDWGKQVIVDWVKPFGNIFINLLKLIAVPLILASLIKGVSDLKDISKLSQMGGRTIGLYILTTVFAVSIGLVVVNVIKPGSFISEETRTELVGSYSNDANSKIAAAENQKEAGPLQALEDIVPSNIVGAAADNGNMLQVIFFAVFFGIALILIPAEQAMPVKAFFDGFNEAILKMIDIIMLAAPFGVFALLASLVAESPSLDLFKALGMYGLTVVLGLAIMIGIYLLIVKVLTNRSPKFFLNGIAPAQLLAFSTSSSAATLPVTMERVVDNLGVDDEVASFVLPIGATINMDGTSLYQAVAAVFIAQAFGMDLSFGVQLGIIATATLASIGSAAVPGAGMVMLVIVLAQAGIPEAGLALIFAIDRPLDMCRTMVNVTGDAAVSMVVAKSVDKLE, encoded by the coding sequence ATGAAGAAACTGGCACTGCATTGGCAAATATTACTAGGAATGTTATTAGGGGTATTATTTGCTTTTATTTTAATACAATTTGATTGGGGAAAACAAGTAATTGTTGACTGGGTAAAACCTTTTGGTAACATATTTATCAATTTATTAAAACTTATTGCAGTTCCGTTAATTTTAGCTTCTTTAATTAAGGGTGTTTCTGATTTAAAAGATATTTCAAAACTTTCTCAAATGGGTGGAAGAACCATTGGGTTATATATTCTTACAACAGTTTTTGCGGTTTCTATAGGTTTGGTTGTAGTAAATGTTATTAAACCGGGAAGTTTTATTTCTGAAGAAACAAGAACAGAATTGGTAGGTAGTTATTCTAACGATGCCAATTCAAAAATCGCCGCTGCGGAAAACCAAAAAGAAGCAGGACCGCTTCAAGCATTAGAAGATATTGTTCCAAGTAATATTGTCGGTGCAGCGGCAGATAATGGAAATATGCTTCAAGTAATTTTCTTTGCAGTTTTCTTTGGAATTGCATTAATACTAATTCCTGCAGAACAAGCCATGCCTGTAAAAGCATTTTTTGATGGATTCAATGAAGCAATTCTAAAAATGATTGATATTATAATGCTTGCAGCGCCTTTTGGGGTTTTCGCATTATTAGCATCTTTAGTAGCAGAATCTCCAAGTCTAGATTTATTTAAAGCACTTGGAATGTATGGTTTAACCGTTGTTTTAGGTTTAGCTATTATGATAGGAATTTATCTCCTAATTGTAAAAGTGCTTACTAATAGAAGCCCAAAATTTTTCCTTAACGGAATTGCTCCTGCCCAATTATTAGCATTTTCTACAAGTTCTAGTGCGGCTACTTTACCAGTCACAATGGAAAGAGTGGTTGATAATTTAGGAGTTGATGATGAGGTAGCGAGTTTTGTACTGCCAATAGGAGCCACAATTAATATGGACGGTACAAGTTTGTATCAAGCCGTTGCGGCGGTTTTTATTGCACAAGCATTTGGTATGGATTTAAGTTTTGGAGTTCAGTTAGGAATTATAGCAACAGCAACATTAGCATCAATTGGAAGTGCTGCAGTACCTGGAGCAGGAATGGTTATGTTGGTAATTGTATTGGCGCAAGCTGGAATTCCTGAAGCCGGATTGGCGCTTATTTTTGCAATAGATAGGCCATTAGATATGTGTAGAACAATGGTTAATGTAACTGGTGATGCAGCTGTATCGATGGTTGTTGCAAAATCCGTTGATAAACTAGAATAA
- a CDS encoding dicarboxylate/amino acid:cation symporter gives MKNNKLFVAIIVALILGVFAGAITHYYYPSFQEEFSKNVKLLGTIFIRMVQMIIAPLVFSTLVVGIAKMGDLKMVGRVGAKAMAWFVTASLISLLLGLVLVNTLNPGKKTEISLDQLDGASEIIEKTQTFSLEEFVKHLVPKSIFEAMATNEILQIVIFSILFGIALASLGRKGKLIISSLDTLSHVILKMVTYIMWVAPFGVFGSVAAAVAKHGFGIFELYAHYLIAFVIGIAVLWIILLIVGYLFLGKRLFILLQRIKNPLLIAFSTTSSEAVFPKLVEELERFGCQNKIVSFTLPLGYSFNLDGSMMYMTFASVFIAQVYGIDMSVGEQLTMLLVLMLTSKGVAGVPRASLIVIVATCAMFGIPPEGIALILPIDHFCDMARSMTNVLGNSLATAVIDKWETKPINNE, from the coding sequence GTGAAAAACAATAAATTATTCGTTGCTATTATTGTAGCTTTAATTTTAGGGGTTTTTGCAGGAGCAATTACTCATTATTATTACCCAAGTTTTCAAGAAGAATTTTCAAAAAATGTAAAATTATTAGGAACCATTTTTATTAGGATGGTTCAAATGATAATTGCGCCATTAGTTTTTTCAACATTAGTTGTAGGAATAGCAAAAATGGGCGATTTAAAAATGGTTGGCAGAGTAGGAGCTAAAGCAATGGCTTGGTTTGTAACAGCTTCATTAATTTCATTATTACTTGGGTTAGTTTTAGTTAATACTTTAAATCCTGGTAAAAAAACGGAAATTTCATTAGATCAATTAGATGGAGCTTCTGAAATAATTGAAAAAACACAAACGTTTTCATTGGAAGAGTTTGTAAAACATTTAGTGCCTAAAAGTATTTTTGAAGCAATGGCAACTAATGAAATTCTGCAAATTGTAATTTTTTCAATTTTATTTGGTATAGCCTTAGCTTCATTAGGTAGAAAAGGAAAATTAATTATTTCTTCATTAGACACCTTGTCTCATGTAATTCTTAAAATGGTAACCTATATTATGTGGGTTGCACCATTTGGTGTTTTTGGGTCAGTCGCCGCGGCTGTAGCTAAACATGGATTTGGTATTTTTGAATTATATGCACATTATTTAATAGCATTCGTAATAGGTATTGCCGTTTTATGGATTATACTTTTAATCGTTGGTTATTTGTTTTTAGGTAAAAGATTATTCATTTTACTTCAAAGAATTAAAAACCCATTATTAATAGCTTTTTCTACTACAAGTTCTGAAGCTGTTTTTCCAAAATTAGTTGAAGAATTAGAGCGTTTTGGTTGTCAAAATAAAATAGTTTCCTTTACTTTACCATTAGGTTATTCATTTAACTTAGATGGAAGCATGATGTACATGACTTTTGCAAGTGTTTTTATTGCTCAAGTTTATGGTATTGATATGTCTGTTGGAGAGCAATTAACAATGTTACTTGTTCTTATGCTAACTAGTAAAGGAGTTGCTGGGGTACCTCGTGCTTCTTTAATAGTAATTGTTGCAACATGTGCTATGTTTGGAATTCCTCCCGAAGGAATCGCTTTAATATTGCCAATTGATCATTTTTGTGATATGGCTAGGAGTATGACAAATGTATTAGGAAATTCGTTAGCAACAGCTGTAATCGATAAATGGGAAACTAAACCAATTAATAATGAATGA
- a CDS encoding DedA family protein yields MNEFHWTKLFNPEFYITMEINGIPIGIYMVLFIVFAETGLFAGFFLPGDSLLFLSGIYTRELVETFFLIPSDLSNVTILSLLIATAATLGNVFGYWFGSRSGQFLYNKEDSFFFKKKYLIESQIFFEKHGGKAIIFARFLPIIRTFVPIIAGIVHMKKSKFMLYNILSSLLWSFTLVFAGHYLYNIFLEQFDIDLKKHIETIILTLIAITTFPLVWNYFKQKKLLKNKE; encoded by the coding sequence ATGAATGAATTTCACTGGACAAAATTATTTAACCCAGAGTTTTATATAACGATGGAAATAAATGGAATTCCTATAGGGATTTACATGGTTTTGTTCATTGTGTTTGCCGAAACAGGTTTATTTGCTGGTTTCTTTTTACCAGGAGATAGTTTGTTGTTTTTATCAGGAATTTATACCAGAGAATTAGTGGAAACATTCTTTTTAATTCCAAGTGATTTATCAAATGTTACTATTCTTTCTTTACTTATTGCAACTGCCGCTACTTTAGGAAATGTTTTTGGATATTGGTTTGGATCAAGAAGCGGGCAATTTTTATACAATAAAGAAGATAGTTTCTTTTTTAAGAAAAAATATTTAATAGAATCTCAAATATTTTTTGAAAAACATGGAGGAAAAGCAATCATTTTTGCTCGTTTCTTACCTATAATTAGAACTTTTGTACCCATCATAGCTGGAATTGTTCACATGAAAAAAAGTAAGTTTATGTTGTATAACATTCTTAGTTCTTTACTGTGGTCGTTTACTTTAGTTTTTGCAGGACATTATCTTTATAATATATTTCTAGAGCAATTTGATATCGATTTGAAAAAGCATATTGAAACGATTATTCTTACACTAATTGCAATTACAACATTTCCTTTAGTTTGGAACTATTTCAAGCAAAAAAAACTTCTTAAAAATAAAGAATAA